A stretch of Fusarium poae strain DAOMC 252244 chromosome 2, whole genome shotgun sequence DNA encodes these proteins:
- a CDS encoding hypothetical protein (BUSCO:20447at5125) — MAPPSPRRSSRARITNSQSQQSSVSSNTSGRVERSTRSVAKPSSNKSTPSGSLSSEPFEDLDDTLLGRRRKRNQEDDNDKNSKSDNFDMVNGSDDLQEEEDEAVRCICDAEEYPGRPPVEGADLDFFNAIEFTEDVTGFFVQCDICKVWQHGACVGIFSAESSPDEYFCEQCRKELHKIYTASNGQKWSKYVPHNRPSRATSRATSIAKEGNRSPKTGTSKNSRPTSASQSSKRRSTMNSRDRAYEDEQLLRAIEASKEDVPQDGSEILTRRAKRGRSDSEESVAVNARPRDDKLASLRNPISVKRQRTSSRSPSPPIEPAEVQTHNESEDEINTRNGTKRVRNNKNQRAKSEKEDKERQRQEAADKRKGRAERRRGEDSDPAEETPPAVVKPPAAKNIEAPVIMETPAPVEPVPDTPPASHQPVSSTQKRGGRTAHKKGKGRNQYTRDRDGEGESPARSMSRDIQKISDEPTPAHPKPTGEHRHGKSKPAIHHKLNMVDMKRRVGAIMDFISRTQVDLAAETLPATNETTSNGEVSLQTTMSSENADKESTRGSSEGKEFKDLNPMEMMDVLTRDMVKWQNQYT, encoded by the exons ATGGCACCACCTTCGCCCCGACGGTCATCGAGAGCCCGCATCACCAattctcaatctcaacaatCTTCAGTATCCTCAAACACGTCGGGTCGAGTCGAGCGGAGCACAAGATCTGTCGCCAAACCTTCTTCCAACAAGTCCACGCCGAGCGGCTCGTTATCCTCGGAGCCATTTGAAGATCTTGACGATACTCTCCTCGGTCGAAGACGAAAGCGGAACCAGGAAGACGATAACGACAAAAATTCCAAGTCCGATAACTTTGACATGGTGAACGGAAGCGACGACCttcaagaagaggaggacgaggctgTTCGATGCATCTGTGATGCTGAAGAATATCCAGGTCGCCCGCCGGTTGAAGGTGCCGACTTGGACTTTTTTAATGCCATTGAATTTACCGAAGACGTTACCGGCTTCTTCGTCCAATGCGACATTTGTAAAGTTTGGCAGCACGGCGCCTGCGTAGGCATTTTTAGCGCCGAGAGCTCTCCTGATGAGTATTTTTGCGAGCAATGTCGCAAAGAACTCCATAAGATATACACGGCAAGCAATGG TCAAAAATGGTCTAAATATGTTCCTCATAATCGTCCGTCGCGCGCGACCTCCCGAGCTACCTCGATCGCTAAGGAAGGCAACCGCTCACCCAAGACTGGGACGAGTAAGAACTCGCGCCCTACTTCTGCATCGCAAAGTTCCAAGCGTCGATCTACAATGAATAGCCGCGACCGTGCATACGAAGATGAACAATTGCTGAGAGCCATTGAAGCAAGCAAAGAAGACGTACCTCAAGATGGATCAGAAATATTGACCCGGCGAGCGAAACGAGGACGCAGCGACAGTGAGGAATCAGTAGCTGTCAACGCTCGTCCACGGGACGACAAGTTGGCGTCGCTGAGAAATCCGATAAGCGTCAAGCGGCAAAGGACCAGCTCTAGGTCACCTTCGCCCCCAATCGAACCGGCCGAAGTACAGACTCACAATGAGTCGGAGGACGAAATCAATACCCGTAACGGAACGAAGAGGGTTCGCAACAACAAGAACCAGCGAGCCAAATCCGAGAAGGAAGACAAAGAGCGCCAGAGACAAGAGGCCGCAGACAAACGCAAAGGTCGCGCAGAAAGGCGACGAGGAGAGG ACTCAGATCCTGCAGAGGAGACGCCCCCTGCTGTAGTCAAACCCCCAGCTGCGAAGAATATTGAGGCACCTGTCATTATGGAGACACCCGCGCCAGTTGAGCCTGTACCGGACACACCCCCTGCGAGCCATCAGCCTGTTTCGAGCACCCAGAAGCGTGGCGGAAGAACGGCTCACAAGAAAGGCAAAGGGAGAAACCAGTATACCAGAGATCGAGATGGGGAAGGCGAGTCACCAGCGCGGTCGATGTCGCGAGACATACAAAAGATCAGTGACGAGCCCACGCCGGCTCACCCGAAACCAACGGGTGAACATCGACACGGCAAGTCGAAGCCGGCCATTCACCACAAGTTGAATATGGTCGACATGAAGCGACGTGTTGGCGCCATTATGGATTTTATTTCGAGGACTCAAGTAGACCTTGCAGCCGAAACTTTGCCAGCGACGAATGAGACCACGAGCAATGGGGAGGTCTCGCTTCAGACGACTATGAGCTCGGAAAATGCTGACAAGGAAAGTACTCGGGGGTCCTCTGAGGGTAAAGAGTTCAAAGACTTGAATCCCATGGAAATGATGGACGTTCTGACAAGAGATATGGTCAAATGGCAGAATCAGTATACCTGA
- a CDS encoding hypothetical protein (BUSCO:31159at5125), translating into MAQFIPRQIFGLPNSIPKTYYLGHHATAQSGMIKRLNNIHLILECRDLRLPLTTNNPILEQSLAGRERIVVFTKCDLTTNKPEYVNALRKLYGDRFVLWNKDSEKTTKDLLRKVKDVARAVDSITGMRAMIVGMPNVGKSSLLNTLRSKGLPQKTKKSAKTGGQPGITRKIGTSVRIVETKGNDPQRGVGEGVFVLDTPGVFVPYVDNPETMIKIALVQGIKIGLVPSEVLVDYLLYRLNKINPAFYKQYSGPTNNVEELLTSIATKTGKLKAGGSPNLHGAASVFLKDWRTGKLGKFMLEDLTDEAIEEHQQRLINPPISMNQAKKQFKEARAQERAGA; encoded by the coding sequence ATGGCGCAATTCATTCCTCGGCAAATCTTTGGCCTGCCAAACTCAATTCCCAAGACATATTACCTAGGCCATCATGCTACAGCCCAATCCGGTATGATCAAGAGACTGAATAATATACATCTCATCCTCGAATGTCGCGATCTACGTCTCCCCTTGACCACGAATAATCCCATCCTCGAACAATCCCTTGCTGGCCGCGAGCGAATTGTCGTCTTCACCAAATGCGACCTCACAACCAACAAACCCGAGTATGTCAACGCTCTGCGCAAGTTATACGGCGATCGCTTTGTGCTCTGGAATAAAGACAGCGAAAAGACAACAAAGGATCTCCTCAGAAAGGTCAAAGATGTTGCGCGCGCAGTCGACTCAATAACGGGAATGAGGGCTATGATCGTAGGGATGCCCAACGTGGGAAAGAGTTCATTGCTCAACACATTAAGGAGTAAGGGACTGCCGCAGAAAACTAAAAAGTCGGCCAAGACTGGAGGGCAACCAGGAATTACGCGCAAGATTGGCACGAGTGTTCGCATCGTGGAAACAAAAGGCAACGATCCGCAGAGAGGTGTTGGTGAAGGGGTATTCGTGTTAGATACTCCAGGTGTCTTTGTGCCATATGTCGACAACCCGGAGACCATGATAAAGATTGCGCTCGTGCAAGGCATCAAGATTGGCCTGGTACCATCAGAGGTTCTGGTAGACTACCTACTCTACCGCCTTAACAAGATCAACCCAGCCTTCTATAAGCAGTACTCAGGGCCCACAAATAACGTTGAAGAACTACTTACTTCTATTGCCACGAAAACGGGGAAGCTGAAGGCTGGGGGCTCACCCAATCTTCATGGAGCGGCTAGCGTGTTCCTGAAAGATTGGAGAACCGGGAAGCTGGGCAAGTTCATGCTCGAAGATTTAACGGACGAGGCAATTGAGGAACATCAACAGCGATTGATAAATCCCCCAATCAGCATGAACCAGGCTAAAAAGCAGTTCAAAGAAGCACGCGCACAAGAAAGAGCAGGTGCTTAG
- a CDS encoding hypothetical protein (TransMembrane:11 (o91-110i122-140o176-196i203-221o233-258i270-290o331-348i369-389o436-453i465-483o516-542i)) yields MARPETEPVQDSIDIERRPTFGSANTVTPNTNAQDASRVTADHSDPPSQESRSFKYFGKEGKLRPFRLLKEDVINLKGRYLSDWQVFNQQVIASAVYIFFTNLLPGITFASDLYTLTGKSWGTIEVVFSTGLCGLIFSLFSGQPLTILGVTGPFSVLAENVHELCDKHFHVEFLPVMAWTLIHAGWMHYLLAIFNAHDWTMQYVTHFSADIFSLLNSVIYFHKAAMELKRTHARVSLAAFLYAVLGAVGTCLLAILLSTANSWKPMFHRYIRLGLTEYAAAISIIFWIGIPYIGELASLDHIRLEVQTSFRPTNPDRTTFFVRFWEAPIEWMFLSIIPGAIVTVLFYFDHEISSIICTVERYGTKKPGGYAWDVALLGTTTIICGILGIPPANGLLPQAPLHSESLIHYVLESPPAEEGEQPESPRHVARTYEQRYSHFIQAALILIFVSPPLQKLLGFTQTSVLSGLFLFMGYQSLSVNPILERVVNLLTAPSDLPELPTGVTWFGIHSYTITQIIMTGIVFGVTLTVAAPAFPLIIIALVPIRLSVMNRIWSRETLRRVDGWACREGKPEDDPIPVEILADEEKANA; encoded by the exons ATGGCTAGGCCTGAGACTGAACCAGTTCAAGACTCAATTGATATCGAGAGAAGACCAACCTTTGGATCTGCTAATACTGTCACACCAAACACCAACGCTCAAGATGCATCAAGAGTCACAGCCGATCATTCGGATCCACCTAGTCAAGAGAGTCGATCATTCAAGTATTTCGGCAAAGAGGGCAAACTTCGTCCCTTTCGACTACTAAAAGAAGATGTCATCAACCTCAAGGGTCGGTACCTGTCAGATTGGCAGGTCTTTAACCAGCAGGTGATTGCGAGTGCTGTCTACATCTTCTTCACCAATCTTCTGCCTGGCATTACCTTTGCAAGTGACTTGTATACCTTGACTGGAAAGTCATGGGGTACTATCGAGGTTGTCTTCAGCACTGGCCTTTGCGGTCTCATATTTTCTCT TTTCTCGGGTCAGCCTCTGACAATTCTTGGCGTAACTGGTCCTTTCTCAGTCTTGGCCGAGAATGTTCACGAACTATGTGACAAGCACTTTCAT GTCGAATTTCTGCCTGTCATGGCATGGACTCTCATCCACGCCGGATGGATGCACTATCTCCTTGCCATATTCAATGCCCATGACTGGACAATGCAATATGTCACCCATTTCAGCGCCGATATCTTTTCTCTGCTCAACAGTGTCATCTACTTCCACAAGGCCGCCATGGAACTAAAGCGCACCCATGCTCGAGTCTCACTCGCTGCCTTTCTCTATGCTGTCCTAGGTGCGGTAGGGACTTGTCTTCTGGCCATTTTGTTGTCTACCGCAAACTCATGGAAACCCATGTTTCATCGCTACATTCGGCTTGGTCTTACAGAGTATGCGGCTGCCAtttccatcatcttctggaTTGGAATCCCATACATTGGAGAACTAGCCTCCCTGGACCATATTCGCCTCGAGGTGCAGACTAGCTTCCGGCCTACCAATCCTGACAGGACGACCTTCTTTGTTCGTTTCTGGGAAGCGCCCATCGAGTGGATGTTCCTGTCCATAATTCCAGGTGCCATCGTTACAGTCTTGTTCTATTTCGATCATGAAATCAGTAGCATAATTTGTACTGTAGAGCGATATGGGACTAAGAAGCCAGGCGGTTATGCTTGGGATGTGGCTCTCTTAGGAACAACTACAATAATCTGTGGTATACTCGGCATCCCTCCAGCCAACGGTCTCCTCCCTCAAGCGCCGCTCCATTCCGAATCGCTGATTCACTATGTCTTGGAGAGTCCTCCTGCCGAAGAGGGTGAGCAACCAGAGTCACCCCGTCATGTTGCAAGGACTTATGAGCAGAGATACTCGCACTTTATTCAAGCTGCTCTGATTCTCATTTTTGTATCGCCTCCCCTGCAGAAGCTGCTGGGTTTCACGCAGACTTCTGTGCTATCGGGACTCTTTCTTTTCATGGGCTATCAGTCATTGTCTGTCAACCCTATCCTGGAACGGGTCGTTAATCTTCTCACTGCACCATCTGATCTTCCTGAACTTCCCACTGGTGTTACCTGGTTTGGAATCCATTCGTACACCATCACTCAAATTATCATGACTGGTATCGTCTTTGGAGTGACTCTGACGGTTGCAGCTCCTGCATTTCCACTGATCATTATTGCTTTGGTCCCTATCCGATTGTCGGTCATGAACCGGATTTGGAGTCGTGAGACATTGAGAAGAGTAGATGGGTGGGCATGCCGAGAAGGGAAACCAGAGGATGATCCGATCCCAGTAGAGATACTTGCAGATGAAGAGAAGGCCAACGCCTGA
- a CDS encoding hypothetical protein (BUSCO:56698at5125) codes for MSSLFGKSSGSSRFQLPALNLNFGSITDGTNIPPPPDSPVQKVPTPPQTPPPVKEAKNEAPKESTQDTYGSVTEDVGNSTPQPSVTASSNGNLAGTKRNADDDAPLSPAASSRQGSIRRLLSRTMLNNSYAEGQKSSNASVQSPPPGYARPASQGGASYLDERKNKRASGWFRRMRSGDPLPDKRASTMYMEEPPRATTPQKQSGPPPPMIPELTDIQKDNGSLGSDLFKNIK; via the coding sequence ATGTCGTCTCTCTTTGGCAAGAGTAGCGGAAGCTCACGCTTCCAGCTACCTGCGCTCAACCTCAATTTTGGCAGCATCACAGACGGCACCAATATCCCACCGCCTCCGGATTCACCTGTTCAGAAGGTCCCAACGCCTCCACAGACACCGCCCCCCGTCAAGGAAGCCAAGAACGAAGCCCCCAAGGAGTCGACACAGGATACATACGGCAGTGTCACTGAGGATGTCGGCAACAGCACACCGCAGCCAAGCGTTACTGCTTCTTCTAATGGTAATCTCGCTGGAACCAAGCGCAACGCCGACGACGATGCTCCGTTGAGCCCAGCTGCTTCAAGCCGTCAAGGCAGCATCCGTCGCCTATTGAGTAGGACCATGTTGAATAACAGTTATGCAGAGGGCCAGAAATCATCGAACGCAAGTGTCCAGTCACCCCCACCCGGATATGCTCGCCCAGCCAGCCAGGGCGGTGCGAGCTATCTCGACGAGCGCAAGAACAAGAGAGCTAGCGGCTGGTTCAGGCGCATGAGAAGCGGAGATCCTCTCCCCGACAAACGAGCCAGCACCATGTATATGGAAGAACCTCCTCGTGCTACGACTCCCCAGAAGCAATCAGGCCCGCCGCCTCCTATGATACCCGAATTAACCGATATCCAAAAGGACAACGGAAGCCTGGGCTCTGACCTtttcaagaacatcaagtAG
- a CDS encoding hypothetical protein (BUSCO:31539at5125), translating into MTRFPITAARYKSGPYGYTQAKALVFSKPGEPSDVLSLHTHSISPSIPSNSVLVRTLAAPINPADINTVQGTYGSKPPFTSLIGTSEPSAIPGNEGVFEVVSTGSPSSSLQKGDWVIPAIGQFGTWRTHAVDEAGKFIKIDKEGLTPTQVATVSVNPSTAYRILRHYGPNAGLQAGLGMRPLEVGSGQWFIQNGANSGVGRAAIQFGKLWGLRSINVIRDRDTSEATETLKKELLDLGADVVVTESQFLSREWRDQLAEITRKGREDIGLGLNCVGGKSATAIARSLGSGATLVSYGGMAKQPVQLPLGLLIFKDIRFTGFWLSRLNEQDPTGRKHAIDDILQIIRSGQFRDVPIEEVKWDWETEEETLRNAVQKGLQGFRKGKGVFTFGET; encoded by the exons ATGACAAGATTTCCCATCACTGCGGCACGATATAAGTCAGGTCCTTATGGCTACACACAAGCAAAGGCACTTGTTTTCTCCAAGCCTGGTGAGCCTTCTGATGTCCTTAG CCTTCATACTCACTCTATCTCACCATCTATTCCCTCAAACTCGGTACTCGTCCGAACACTCGCCGCTCCCATTAACCCCGCCGATATCAACACCGTCCAAGGCACATATGGTTCCAAGCCTCCCTTCACCTCCCTGATTGGTACCTCTGAACCTTCTGCCATTCCTGGCAACGAAGGTGTTTTCGAGGTCGTCTCTACCGGTTCGCCCTCCTCATCACTGCAGAAAGGCGATTGGGTCATCCCTGCCATCGGCCAGTTCGGAACTTGGAGGACACACGCCGTCGATGAGGCCGGCAAATTCATCAAGATCGATAAAGAGGGCCTGACTCCTACACAGGTTGCCACTGTTAGCGTCAACCCATCTACTGCCTACCGTATCTTGCGCCATTACGGTCCCAATGCTGGCCTTCAGGCTGGCCTGGGTATGCGCCCACTTGAAGTTGGCAGCGGACAATGGTTCATTCAAAACGGCGCCAACTCAGGTGTTGGACGAGCTGCCATCCAATTCGGTAAGCTCTGGGGTCTAAGGAGCATCAATGTTATCCGCGACCGTGATACTTCCGAGGCCACAGAGACTCTCAAGAAGGAACTCCTCGATCTCGGCGCAGATGTCGTTGTCACTGAGTCACAATTCCTATCCCGTGAGTGGAGAGACCAGCTTGCTGAGATCACCCGTAAAGGCCGTGAGGACATTGGTCTGGGTCTCAACTGTGTTGGAGGCAAGTCAGCAACCGCCATCGCCCGATCTCTTGGCAGCGGTGCAACCCTAGTTTCGTATGGCGGCATGGCCAAGCAACCCGTCCAACTGCCTCTCGGTCTCCTGATATTCAAGGACATCCGCTTCACCGGTTTCTGGCTGAGCCGACTGAACGAGCAGGACCCAACCGGAAGAAAACACGCAATCGACGATATCCTCCAAATCATTCGTTCAGGCCAGTTCCGCGATGTCCCTATTGAGGAAGTCAAGTGGGATTGGGAGACAGAAGAGGAGACTCTGCGTAATGCTGTGCAGAAGGGTCTTCAAGGATTTCGCAAGGGCAAGGGTGTCTTTACTTTTGGTGAGACATGA
- a CDS encoding hypothetical protein (BUSCO:3900at5125): protein MAEYGRMDPFSFAGSKDVHHPVSIRIMNLEGEEPPYKFSTLLERPELRHIGSNISPNSDLYVTVQVWSGSKPLTVPVQTAYKPFRSERKWNEWIQLPITYDSLPANSCLAITVWDLSPVGGDGAIGHAIPFGGTTLPMFDDENQAQKGRQKCLVHRHKHADGNDNTATPALVSSKKKSSRKGQLPPLDKDAEELDRMETLFKKHEMGEIPRVDWLDQMVFRSFEKRGLQAAKSSMKMLQRQRAINGENDAEGQDGEDKDGRPGQSTFLLNVELPRFDFPVVFADHEYGPPPISALQNLSVSQASIAHRQPQVQYGPGINALGEHSTALGGRLIKVYDPEAGHRDNPAEAKHRRLFRSSHRHGILDKDLKPNAKVRDELNLIMSYSPTHVLSPEETDLVWKFRYHLTRDKRALTKFVKSVNWGDQSESRQAIQVLGRWTAIDIDDALELLGPSFDNSAVRSYAVERLRKADDEELLLYLLQLVQALKYEHISTETEEESCHDSSLARFLIQRAAANFLLGNYFHWYLMVECDDPSPEQGVDNRNIYRKVAYDFMVELVKQPDGQETRKTLLRQAELVAILSRIAQEVKTSNESVAKKVDKVKHFLADPKNELLAFDPPLPMPLDPSVLVTGIIPDQTVVFKSSLNPFKCTFKTTTGSSYPIIFKLGDDLRQDQLVIQIITLMDQLLQKENLDLKLSPYKILATSTSAGASQFVQSASLSSIVNKFKNNPALAYLKYHNPDDRQPLGVRQETLDTYVRSCAGYCVITYILGVGDRHLENLLLAPDGHFFHADFGFILGRDPKPFAPLMKLSKEMVDCMGGVQSEHYKQFKQYCFLSYTALRKSSNLILNLFSLMVDANIPDIRLEPDKAVLKVRERFHLELSEEEALRYFDRVIEDTLTAYAPVVIDKLHEWAQAFRA, encoded by the exons ATGGCTGAGTACGGGCGTATGGACCCGTTCTCCTTTGCGGGTTCCAAGGATGTCCATCATCCTGTGAGCATTCGCAT AATGAATCTTGAGGGCGAGGAACCCCCGTACAAGTTCTCAACCCTTCTCGAGCGCCCAGAGTTGCGCCACATTGGCTCCAACATCAG CCCCAACTCCGACCTCTATGTTACTGTCCAAGTTTGGTCCGGCTCCAAGCCCTTGACTGTTCCGGTCCAGACTGCCTACAAACCCTTCCGATCCGAGCGAAA ATGGAACGAGTGGATTCAGCTGCCCATTACTTACGACTCTCTACCGGCCAACTCATGCCTGGCCATCACAGTATGGGATCTTTCGCCGGTGGGCGGAGATGGAGCCATTGGCCACGCCATTCCTTTTGGAGGCACAACTCTACCGATGTTCGATGACGAAAATCAAGCACAGAAGGGACGACAGAAGTGTCTTGTACACCGACATAAACACGCAGATGGCAACGATAATACGGCGACACCTGCGCTGGTTTCGTCCAAGAAGAAATCGTCTCGAAAAGGACAACTTCCTCCCCTGGACAAAGACGCAGAGGAGTTGGACAGGATGGAGACTTTGTTTAAAAAACACGAAATGGGCGAGATACCTCGGGTTGACTGGTTGGACCAGATGGTGTTCCGGAGCTTCGAAAAACGTGGCCTTCAAGCCGCCAAATCATCAATGAAAATGCTCCAGAGGCAACGAGCCATAAACGGGGAGAACGATGCGGAGGGCCAAGATGGTGAGGACAAAGACGGACGCCCAGGTCAATCAACATTTCTACTTAACGTCGAGCTTCCACGATTCGACTTTCCTGTCGTTTTTGCCGACCACGAATATGGCCCTCCTCCTATATCGGCCCTCCAGAATCTCTCAGTCTCCCAGGCTAGCATCGCCCACCGTCAGCCGCAAGTTCAGTATGGCCCTGGTATCAATGCGTTAGGCGAACACTCTACAGCTCTTGGGGGGCGACTGATCAAAGTTTATGACCCCGAAGCTGGGCATAGAGACAATCCTGCGGAGGCCAAGCACAGAAGATTGTTCCGAAGCTCACACCGACATGGTATTCTTGACAAGGACCTTAAACCGAATGCAAAGGTTCGAGATGAGCTTAACTTGATCATGTCATACTCCCCAACTCATGTCCTCAGCCCAGAGGAAACTGATCTGGTTTGGAAGTTCCGCTATCATTTGACCAGAGACAAGCGGGCTTTGACCAAATTTGTCAAATCTGTCAACTGGGGCGACCAAAGTGAATCGAGACAGGCCATACAGGTACTTGGTCGTTGGACCGCTATTGACATCGACGATGCGCTTGAACTTCTTGGGCCGTCTTTTGATAACTCTGCTGTCCGTTCCTACGCCGTAGAGCGACTCCGCAAagccgatgatgaggaaTTACTGCTATATCTATTGCAATTGGTCCAAGCTCTTAAATATGAGCATATCTCGACTGaaacagaagaagagagctGTCATGATTCATCTTTGGCTCGCTTCCTGATCCAACGCGCGGCAGCTAACTTCCTGTTGGGAAACTATTTCCACTGGTATCTGATGGTAGAGTGCGACGATCCGAGTCCTGAACAAGGTGTAGATAACCGCAACATCTACCGCAAGGTTGCTTACGACTTTATGGTTGAGCTTGTGAAGCAGCCAGACGGTCAGGAAACGCGCAAAACTTTACTACGTCAAGCAGAGCTGGTCGCCATACTCTCAAGGATTGCGCAAGAAGTCAAAACGTCAAACGAATCTGTTGCAAAGAAGGTCGACAAGGTAAAGCATTTCTTAGCTGACCCAAAGAATGAGCTCCTTGCCTTCGATCCTCCTTTACCGATGCCACTTGACCCTTCAGTATTGGTCACGGGAATCATCCCGGATCAGACAGTGGTTTTCAAATCATCGCTTAATCCATTCAAATGCACATTCAAAACGACAACGGGAAGTTCATATCCTATCATCTTCAAGCTAGGTGATGATCTTAGACAAGATCAGCTTGTTATCCAAATCATCACTCTTATGGATCAGTTATTGCAGAAAGAGAATCTGGATCTCAAGTTGTCACCATACAAAATTCTGGCAACCAGTACCTCGGCTGGTGCTTCGCAATTTGTGCAATCAGCAAGCTTGTCAAGCATTGTCAACAAATTCAAGAACAACCCAGCTTTGGCTTATCTCAAATATCATAACCCAGATGACAGGCAACCTCTTGGTGTCCGGCAAGAAACCTTGGATACGTATGTGAGGTCTTGCGCTGGCTACTGTGTTATAACTTACATCCTTGGTGTCGGTGATCGTCATCTGGAAAACCTTCTCCTTGCGCCTGACGGACACTTCTTTCACGCTGATTTTGGGTTCATTCTTGGACGAGATCCAAAACCTTTTGCTCCGCTGATGAAGCTATCAAAGGAAATGGTGGACTGTATGGGCGGTGTACAGTCGGAGCACTATAAACAGTTCAAGCAGTACTGTTTCCTGTCATACACGGCGCTACGCAAATCTTCGAATCTTATCCTCAATCTCTTTAGTCTTATGGTTGATGCTAATATCCCTGATATCAGACTTGAGCCGGACAAGGCCGTACTCAAGGTTCGGGAGCGCTTCCATCTGGAGTTGAGCGAGGAAGAGGCGTTGAGATATTTCGATCGAGTCATTGAGGATACACTGACAGCGTATGCGCCCGTTGTCATTGACAAGTTGCATGAGTGGGCGCAAGCTTTCAGGGCTTAG
- a CDS encoding hypothetical protein (TransMembrane:6 (o20-42i54-72o92-112i124-144o164-180i200-221o)), translating into MAHESRNDVMMRIMPNGKYTLEAIMVIICATISLYNGIELLALIFTSSRRRSDLYFWSLAAASIGILPYAAGWLIRYLDIVGDVPDMIINDIGWMLVTTGQALVLYSRLVLLVKNPVILCFTKWMIIINAAIWHSAITVLIFAIGHKQRLDRNAAYIKVEKVQLAVFCVQNFFLSGIYLWKTSRIIRTKDPQYRTSRVLWHLVFINVLLILIDVALLAVGFTNNPLWQQGVKAVGYSVKLKLEFAILGKLSDYLYKGGELVTDSPMFGFVEMEPEPPSKSRPEQPIPAPETSHFERTRKPSSASAAESSRHREFVSDETVVDKGKGVIRRTLDKGKSKCADDCCNKGVRASS; encoded by the exons ATGGCTCACGAGAGTCGTAACGATGTTATGATGAGGATCATGCCCAACGGGAAATATACCCTAGAGGCAATAATGGTCATT ATCTGCGCTACCATCTCGCTCTACAACGGCATCGAGTTGCTTGCTCTAATTTTCACCTCATCTAGGAGACGCAGCGATTTATATTTCTGGAGTCTCGCCGCGGCTTCTATCGGTATCCTGCCATACGCGGCTGGTTGGTTGATCCGCTACCTCGACATCGTTGGCGATGTGCCGGACATGATCATCAACGATATAGGATGGATGCTTGTGACTACTGGCCAAGCCCTTGTCCTGTACTCACGACTTGTACTACTTGTCAAGAACCCAGTAATTTTGTGTTTTACCAAGTGGATGATTATCATCAACGCTGCCATTTGGCACAGCGCAATCACCGTTCTCATCTTCGCCATTGGCCATAAACAGAGACTCGACCGCAATGCTGCATATATCAAGGTCGAAAAGGTTCAATTGGCAGTATTCTGCGTACAgaacttctttctctctggtatttatctatggaaAACGAGCAGAATCATCAGGACGAAGGATCCGCAATACCGAACTAGCCGTGTCCTATGGCATCTCGTCTTCATTAACGTACTGCTCATACTCATCGATGTCGCGCTGCTCGCAGTCGGCTTTACCAACAATCCTCTTTGGCAGCAAGGCGTAAAGGCAGTCGGATATTCAGTCAAACTCAAGCTCGAATTTGCGATACTCGGGAAGCTCAGCGACTATCTTTATAAAGGAGGGGAACTGGTAACTGATTCTCCCATGTTTGGATTCGTGGAAATGGAGCCTGAACCTCCATCAAAGTCAAGACCAGAGCAACCGATACCAGCTCCCGAAACGTCTCACTTTGAACGTACCAGGAAGCCTTCAAGTGCTTCTGCTGCAGAGTCATCGCGGCATCGGGAGTTTGTATCGGACGAGACGGTCGTTGACAAAGGCAAGGGTGTGATTAGGCGTACATTGGATAAGGGAAAAAGTAAATGTGCTGACGATTGTTGCAACAAAGGCGTTCGGGCTTCGAGTTAG